In Acidobacteriaceae bacterium, the following are encoded in one genomic region:
- a CDS encoding sigma-70 family RNA polymerase sigma factor, giving the protein MPPSALETLLERRERFLGFIARRVSNHELAEDILQAAYMRALEKAPTGTDQESIVAWFFSVLRHAIIDHYRRRHTEAAAMERLLFELGPDEPVVADSSARRFVCGCIERVLPSLRPAYAELLSEVDLAETPLTQFALAHNLTPGNAAVRAHRARAALRRELAKTCGSCSIHACLDCVCKQPLPALGV; this is encoded by the coding sequence ATGCCCCCAAGCGCGCTGGAAACGCTTCTGGAACGGCGAGAGCGTTTTCTTGGCTTTATCGCTCGCCGCGTCTCGAACCACGAACTTGCCGAAGATATTCTGCAGGCGGCGTACATGCGGGCGCTGGAGAAGGCGCCTACTGGTACGGACCAGGAGTCGATTGTGGCCTGGTTCTTCAGCGTTCTGCGGCACGCGATTATCGATCACTATCGTCGGCGGCATACAGAAGCTGCGGCGATGGAGCGGTTGCTGTTCGAACTTGGGCCGGATGAGCCTGTGGTTGCGGACAGTTCGGCACGGAGGTTTGTGTGCGGATGCATCGAGCGGGTTCTGCCGTCCCTGCGGCCAGCGTATGCCGAGCTTTTGAGCGAGGTGGATCTGGCGGAGACGCCCCTGACGCAGTTTGCGCTGGCGCATAACCTGACCCCGGGAAACGCCGCTGTGCGAGCGCATCGCGCACGTGCGGCGCTGCGGAGAGAGCTGGCAAAGACGTGTGGATCGTGTTCGATACACGCGTGTCTGGATTGCGTGTGCAAGCAGCCTCTGCCGGCGCTGGGTGTCTAA
- the gyrB gene encoding DNA topoisomerase (ATP-hydrolyzing) subunit B yields the protein MPEELNPAVPQPETKTPPPAGGSDYSGESITVLEGLAAVRLRPAMYIGSTGEQGLHHLVYEVVDNSVDEALAGHATKIDVTIHVDNSITVVDDGRGIPVDNKTMPNGEVLPAVQVVLTVLHAGGKFDASNYKVSGGLHGVGVSCVNALSEQFDVEIWRDGHAWEMDFSKGDPISPLRKMGPSTRKGTKVHFLPDKSIFTVHEYQFDILSNRLRQLAFLNKGIEINLTDERVTDPKSGEAKTQMYKFNDGIAGFIKHLNKGKQVLHEKPIYMEAEIGQLVMEISLQYNDSYSETVFSFANNINTVDGGTHLSGFRTALTRTVNAIGQSLGLFKDVKENLSGDDVREGLVAVVSVKLPQPQFEGQTKGKLNSDVAGQVQAFVNERLGAFLEQNPQVAKKIIGKAIDASRAREAARKARDLTRRKGALDGGGLPGKLADCSERKPELCELYLVEGESAGGTAKQGRDRKFQAILPLKGKILNVEKARYDKMLGHEEIRAMITALGCGIGKDDFDIAKLRYGKLILMTDADVDGSHIRTLLLTFFFRHMGELIKRGNVFIAQPPLYRIKKGKFEQYIKDDREYVQVMVKRASDGMVITHGDAGEKLDGKELTTFMSGLNDYLGFFDKVNKRLRNEDVTAAYSAIFASREPDNKRRLDFASADKLSQMQARLKDIERAHQFKAVSEVEFDEEHQLYSVSFTDAQGAVRRIDWTLASSPESRQLLGKQDEMGATLTGPFLIEYADKKALAATKTAEEVAEQELEDTEEVELEGATNVGDVPPVEAAKPTKRNNKAAQDPVEKKTPREVFEYVIEQGRKEYSVQRYKGLGEMTAPQLWDTTMDPARRTLLQVKLDDIAATEEIFTTLMGEDVESRRKFIEENALDVKNLDI from the coding sequence GTGCCTGAAGAGCTTAATCCTGCCGTTCCGCAGCCTGAAACCAAGACCCCTCCTCCTGCTGGTGGAAGTGACTACTCTGGCGAAAGCATCACGGTCCTTGAAGGACTGGCTGCTGTTCGTCTGCGTCCGGCCATGTACATCGGCTCGACGGGCGAGCAGGGCTTGCATCACCTCGTGTATGAGGTCGTCGATAACTCCGTCGATGAAGCTCTCGCGGGGCATGCGACGAAGATCGATGTCACCATTCATGTCGACAACTCCATCACGGTGGTCGATGACGGCCGCGGCATTCCGGTAGACAACAAGACCATGCCCAACGGCGAAGTGCTGCCTGCGGTGCAGGTCGTGCTGACTGTGCTCCATGCCGGCGGTAAGTTCGACGCGTCGAACTACAAGGTCTCGGGCGGTCTGCACGGCGTCGGCGTAAGCTGCGTGAACGCGCTGAGCGAACAGTTCGATGTCGAGATCTGGCGCGATGGTCACGCCTGGGAGATGGACTTCTCCAAGGGCGATCCGATCTCGCCGCTGCGCAAGATGGGCCCCAGCACACGCAAGGGAACCAAGGTTCACTTCCTGCCGGACAAGTCGATCTTCACGGTGCATGAGTATCAGTTCGACATCCTGTCGAACCGCCTGCGCCAGCTCGCCTTCCTGAACAAGGGCATCGAGATCAACCTGACCGATGAGCGCGTGACCGACCCCAAGTCGGGCGAAGCCAAGACGCAGATGTACAAGTTTAACGACGGGATCGCGGGCTTCATCAAGCACCTGAACAAGGGCAAGCAGGTACTGCACGAAAAGCCGATCTACATGGAAGCCGAAATCGGCCAGTTGGTCATGGAAATTTCGCTCCAGTACAACGATTCGTACTCGGAGACGGTCTTCTCGTTCGCCAACAACATCAACACGGTGGACGGCGGAACGCACCTTTCGGGCTTCCGCACGGCGCTCACGCGCACGGTCAACGCGATCGGCCAGTCGCTCGGCCTCTTCAAGGACGTCAAGGAGAACCTCTCCGGTGATGACGTCCGCGAAGGTCTCGTCGCAGTCGTTTCGGTGAAGCTGCCTCAGCCGCAGTTTGAAGGCCAGACGAAGGGCAAGCTGAACTCCGACGTCGCGGGCCAGGTGCAGGCGTTTGTCAACGAGCGCCTCGGCGCGTTCCTCGAGCAGAATCCGCAGGTAGCGAAGAAGATCATCGGCAAGGCGATCGACGCCTCGCGTGCGCGTGAAGCGGCCCGCAAGGCCCGCGATCTTACGCGCCGCAAGGGCGCGCTGGACGGCGGCGGTTTGCCCGGCAAGCTGGCTGACTGCTCGGAGCGCAAGCCTGAGCTCTGCGAACTCTACCTCGTCGAGGGTGAGTCGGCAGGCGGAACGGCCAAGCAGGGCCGCGACCGTAAGTTCCAGGCGATCCTTCCGCTCAAGGGCAAGATCCTCAACGTCGAGAAGGCCCGCTACGACAAGATGCTGGGCCACGAAGAAATTCGCGCCATGATCACCGCTCTGGGTTGCGGCATTGGCAAGGATGACTTCGATATCGCCAAGCTGCGCTACGGCAAGCTGATCCTGATGACCGATGCTGACGTCGACGGATCGCATATCCGCACGCTGCTGCTGACGTTCTTCTTCCGCCACATGGGAGAGTTGATCAAGCGCGGCAACGTCTTCATCGCGCAGCCACCGCTTTACCGCATCAAGAAGGGCAAGTTCGAGCAGTACATCAAGGACGACCGCGAGTACGTCCAGGTGATGGTGAAGCGTGCCTCGGACGGCATGGTCATCACGCATGGCGACGCAGGCGAAAAGCTCGACGGCAAGGAACTGACCACCTTCATGTCCGGCCTGAACGACTACCTCGGCTTCTTCGACAAGGTGAACAAGCGCCTTCGTAACGAAGATGTGACCGCAGCCTACTCGGCGATCTTTGCCAGCCGCGAGCCGGACAACAAGCGTCGTCTGGACTTTGCTTCGGCCGATAAGCTGAGCCAGATGCAGGCCAGGCTGAAGGACATCGAGCGCGCGCATCAGTTCAAGGCCGTCTCGGAGGTGGAGTTCGACGAAGAGCACCAGCTCTACTCGGTCAGCTTCACGGATGCGCAGGGTGCTGTCCGCCGCATTGACTGGACGTTGGCAAGCTCACCGGAAAGCCGTCAGCTTCTGGGCAAGCAGGACGAGATGGGAGCAACGCTCACCGGCCCGTTCCTGATCGAGTACGCCGACAAGAAGGCCCTCGCTGCGACGAAGACTGCTGAAGAGGTCGCGGAGCAGGAGCTCGAAGATACCGAAGAAGTGGAGCTGGAAGGTGCGACCAACGTAGGCGATGTGCCTCCGGTGGAAGCGGCGAAACCGACCAAGCGCAATAACAAGGCTGCCCAGGATCCTGTCGAGAAAAAGACACCTCGTGAGGTGTTCGAGTACGTCATTGAGCAGGGCCGTAAGGAGTACTCGGTACAGCGTTACAAGGGTCTGGGCGAAATGACCGCACCACAGCTCTGGGATACAACGATGGATCCGGCGCGGCGTACTTTGTTGCAGGTGAAGCTGGATGACATTGCGGCGACGGAGGAGATCTTCACGACGTTGATGGGTGAAGATGTGGAGTCGCGCCGTAAGTTCATTGAAGAGAATGCTTTGGATGTAAAGAACCTCGACATCTAA
- a CDS encoding mechanosensitive ion channel gives MKPVSFSLLGVGVLLPLSAFAAAPQATTAKTPTAAGGTQTAGAESGSAASHASPASANLQQRIAQLPPLSNTGVEVKQQGDLVRNHLGDVLRFYRSSTTSVQKTGEPSDILYQDQMRSQVTSVAQFAFEATRNVAALLSHVSGDDATLLKAGASETKDSGDAARMTQAKVHAQERMATLQQQKLALAAQLDHATAKTRPELLQQQEQVEGGLELAQATYDALNRITRFSSAQSGHSGLMGDIDHLEASAPELSSDSVGKTVSTAPVNSLAEAQHAGLVTQASALFDLLSTRRTIDEQLATLEQLQKQVQALRTPFLKVLRSTMSQGEKLTQQNVDLKATPTSDAQDLTSTRKQFDQLTNTFRVMADATFPLSQESLMLDSTRGTLTGWRVAVDTEYRSILRSLLLRVGSIALALILLAVIGHFWNHATLKYVTDLRRRRQLLVVRRMVLGFAGGIVLLFGFITQFSSLATFAGFISAGIAVGLQTILLSVAAYFFIVGRYGVRVGDRITVAGVTGTVIEVGIARFYMMELVGTGTELHSTGRVAVFANSVLFQTGTPLYKQLPGTEYAWHELTAKLKPDADADAVLKHLSAIVENVYNGYKSVIDAQQRQIEAWAGTAVDPPRIDSHIRLMDDGLQVALLFPVQIADAAEADAAIASVILSEWKDEGVLRTGLSATPVIKAAVKS, from the coding sequence GTGAAGCCTGTTTCTTTTTCCCTGCTGGGCGTTGGTGTTCTGCTGCCGCTCAGCGCATTTGCTGCGGCCCCGCAAGCGACGACAGCAAAGACGCCTACCGCTGCGGGAGGTACGCAAACTGCTGGAGCGGAGTCCGGTTCTGCGGCCTCTCATGCGAGCCCGGCTTCTGCAAACCTGCAGCAGCGAATCGCTCAACTGCCTCCGCTGAGTAATACGGGCGTGGAGGTAAAGCAGCAGGGGGATCTCGTACGCAATCATCTGGGCGATGTGCTGCGCTTCTATCGCAGCAGCACGACGAGCGTTCAGAAGACAGGTGAGCCGAGCGACATTCTCTACCAGGACCAGATGCGCTCGCAGGTGACGAGCGTCGCGCAGTTTGCTTTTGAGGCGACGCGGAATGTAGCAGCACTGCTGTCGCACGTTAGCGGCGATGATGCCACGTTGCTGAAAGCCGGAGCCAGCGAGACGAAGGACTCCGGGGATGCTGCACGGATGACGCAGGCGAAGGTGCATGCGCAGGAGCGCATGGCGACGTTGCAGCAGCAGAAGCTGGCGCTCGCAGCGCAACTCGATCATGCTACGGCGAAGACCCGTCCCGAACTGCTGCAGCAACAGGAGCAGGTGGAAGGCGGGTTGGAGCTGGCGCAGGCCACGTATGACGCGCTGAACCGCATTACACGTTTTTCGAGTGCGCAGAGCGGGCACTCGGGGTTGATGGGCGATATTGATCACCTGGAGGCTTCGGCGCCGGAGCTCTCGTCTGACTCGGTGGGGAAGACGGTTTCGACGGCCCCGGTTAACAGTCTGGCGGAGGCGCAACATGCTGGTCTGGTGACGCAGGCGAGTGCGTTGTTCGATCTGCTGTCCACGCGGCGCACCATCGACGAACAGCTTGCCACGCTTGAACAGTTGCAGAAGCAGGTGCAGGCGTTGCGCACGCCGTTTCTGAAGGTGCTGCGCAGCACGATGAGCCAGGGCGAGAAGCTGACGCAGCAGAATGTCGATCTGAAGGCAACGCCGACTTCTGACGCGCAGGACCTTACGAGCACGCGCAAGCAATTCGACCAACTGACGAACACGTTCCGCGTGATGGCGGATGCGACCTTCCCACTTTCGCAGGAGTCGCTGATGCTGGATTCGACGCGTGGGACGCTGACTGGCTGGCGGGTCGCGGTGGATACGGAGTACCGCAGTATTTTGCGGTCGCTGCTACTGCGCGTTGGGTCTATTGCGCTGGCCCTGATTCTGCTGGCGGTGATTGGGCACTTCTGGAACCACGCGACGCTGAAGTATGTGACGGACCTGCGCCGTCGTCGTCAGTTGCTGGTGGTGCGGCGGATGGTGCTTGGTTTTGCGGGAGGCATTGTTCTGCTCTTTGGCTTCATCACGCAGTTCAGTTCGCTGGCGACGTTTGCCGGTTTCATCTCGGCGGGCATTGCTGTTGGCCTGCAAACAATTCTGCTCTCGGTGGCGGCGTACTTCTTCATCGTTGGACGCTATGGCGTGCGCGTGGGGGACCGCATCACGGTGGCCGGTGTTACCGGAACGGTAATCGAGGTGGGGATCGCTCGCTTCTACATGATGGAGTTGGTGGGGACGGGAACGGAGTTGCACTCGACGGGACGCGTGGCTGTGTTTGCGAACTCCGTGCTCTTTCAGACAGGAACGCCGCTCTACAAGCAGCTTCCGGGAACAGAGTATGCGTGGCATGAGCTGACGGCAAAGCTGAAGCCGGATGCCGATGCGGACGCGGTGCTGAAGCATCTTTCGGCGATTGTCGAGAACGTCTACAACGGCTATAAGTCGGTGATCGACGCGCAGCAGAGGCAGATTGAGGCGTGGGCCGGGACGGCTGTCGATCCGCCTCGCATTGACTCGCATATTCGCCTGATGGACGACGGCCTGCAGGTTGCGTTGCTGTTCCCGGTGCAGATTGCCGATGCCGCCGAGGCGGATGCGGCGATTGCTTCGGTGATTCTGAGCGAGTGGAAAGACGAAGGAGTGTTGCGTACGGGGCTGTCTGCTACGCCGGTGATCAAGGCCGCAGTAAAGAGCTAG